The genomic stretch AACTCCTGGCTTTCCTTGATTAGAGTTACAAGTCTGGTCTTCAGCTGGGCACTGCCTTTATTGGTGATGAAATTGCTCATAAGCTACTTATCCTTTTTTAGAATGCTACCATCATCTTGTTTGCGAATTTGCTTGGTTTTTAACCCACACATCAACGTCCTCTTTCTTGAACTTCCAAAGCCTGCCCACTTTATGAGCAGGGAGATTCTTCTCGCTAAGCCATTTATAGACCGTATCTTTGGTAACACCAAGATAGACACTAATCTCCTCGACTGACAACCACCGGTCTTCCATAACAAGCTCCTTTCCAGATGCAATCACATCTGAAGACCCCATTAGAATCAGTATAAAATGGGATAATATTAGGATAAAACCAGTATTAAGAGCAGGAATATTCTGTCAATAACCAGTTTTGGCCATCATCGAAATGAGTGCTGCTATCAATGGCGTGTTTATCTTCTTTTTTTAACCTGTTTTCTACTATCTCCGCCTCTTTTTTATACAGATGTCTGGGGAAGGAGGCATTAGCCCACTTATCTCGAACAAAATCGTTGTAGTGCTTGAGGTTAGGTGTCTGGTATTCAATATATACGGAGTGATCCTTTGTGAGTAAATCAAAGTCTTATTCCCACTTTCCCCTTGTGTCACAACTTGCAGCTTTGGGTATCAGTTTATATCTACAAAGGATAAATGGAGTTATTTGGAGTAGTT from Candidatus Cloacimonadota bacterium encodes the following:
- a CDS encoding helix-turn-helix domain-containing protein, which translates into the protein MEDRWLSVEEISVYLGVTKDTVYKWLSEKNLPAHKVGRLWKFKKEDVDVWVKNQANSQTR